One window of the Candidatus Neomarinimicrobiota bacterium genome contains the following:
- the mutL gene encoding DNA mismatch repair endonuclease MutL has product MIKQLSEDLRNKISAGEVVERPASVVKELVENSLDAGATEISIVVEKGGQQLIQVSDNGSGINSAELPIAFERYTTSKIGSMDDLFNIDTLGFRGEALASIASVSEVNIVSANRSGDGAEMSILNGKLGEVQPAPAVQGTSVTIRNLFYNTPARKKFLKSPRMEFRKVVEMVRRFSLSYPDRAFKLVSDNRDIMNLLPEDLENRIVHVMDPAYRDQLLPVNFTKGDYSISGFVGNLNLIRTRPGEQYIFLNDRFIQNRLMNSGVYGAYKSIINRGEFPFFALNISVPHDQVDVNVHPMKTEVRFKDEWRIYHVLKSAIEEALTPILNTIPDFEKPKFGGKFDFPTTFTPQEGQLNPDQEGLPLSFSGTESAIKFQPAVDRAKSYASQLANRPEPDSGKVDLENIWQVHSKYIVSPISSGLVIIDQHVAHERVLYEEAMAAFDANAMAAQTLLFPEEMEFSPDDYSVLLDVLPYLEKMGFRMKEFGENTVMIEAIPSEMSWGNEKNIIREMLDNFQETQKKNVSFQEALAASFSCKAAVKAGDVLNINEMRELVNRLFGTKHPYYCPHGRPIIVQLSMDELDRRFERI; this is encoded by the coding sequence ATGATTAAACAATTATCAGAAGATTTACGCAATAAGATCTCTGCCGGAGAAGTGGTAGAACGTCCCGCTTCGGTGGTAAAGGAATTGGTGGAAAACAGTCTCGATGCAGGCGCTACGGAAATTTCAATTGTTGTAGAAAAGGGAGGTCAACAACTAATTCAGGTTTCGGACAATGGTTCCGGAATAAATTCGGCCGAATTACCCATCGCTTTTGAACGCTACACCACAAGTAAGATCGGCTCAATGGATGATTTGTTTAATATTGACACCCTGGGGTTCCGTGGAGAAGCATTAGCCAGTATTGCATCTGTTTCTGAAGTAAATATTGTATCGGCGAATAGAAGTGGCGATGGGGCTGAAATGTCCATTTTAAATGGTAAATTGGGTGAAGTTCAACCAGCGCCGGCGGTACAAGGCACATCCGTTACAATTCGAAATTTATTTTATAATACACCGGCTCGCAAAAAATTTCTTAAAAGCCCCCGCATGGAATTCCGCAAAGTGGTAGAAATGGTGCGGCGATTTTCTCTTTCTTACCCCGATCGTGCCTTTAAACTGGTTTCCGATAATCGGGATATTATGAACCTTCTGCCTGAAGATTTAGAAAACAGGATTGTCCATGTAATGGATCCCGCCTATCGGGATCAACTGTTGCCGGTGAATTTCACCAAAGGAGATTATTCAATTTCAGGATTTGTGGGGAATCTCAATTTGATCCGCACCCGTCCCGGTGAACAGTATATCTTTTTAAATGACCGCTTTATCCAGAATCGATTGATGAATTCCGGTGTTTATGGCGCCTATAAATCCATTATTAATCGTGGAGAATTTCCATTTTTTGCTCTCAATATTAGTGTGCCCCACGATCAAGTGGATGTTAATGTTCATCCGATGAAAACGGAAGTCCGTTTTAAGGATGAGTGGCGAATCTACCATGTATTGAAATCTGCAATCGAAGAAGCATTGACCCCAATTTTAAATACAATTCCTGATTTTGAAAAACCGAAATTTGGAGGAAAATTTGATTTTCCCACCACATTTACGCCCCAAGAAGGGCAGTTGAATCCTGATCAGGAAGGACTTCCTCTTTCATTCTCTGGCACAGAATCTGCTATCAAATTTCAACCGGCAGTGGATCGAGCCAAATCTTATGCATCTCAATTAGCCAATCGGCCGGAACCGGATTCGGGTAAAGTGGATTTGGAAAATATCTGGCAAGTCCATTCAAAATATATTGTGTCGCCTATCTCAAGTGGATTGGTAATTATCGACCAGCATGTGGCTCACGAACGTGTCCTTTATGAAGAGGCGATGGCGGCTTTTGATGCCAATGCAATGGCAGCCCAGACTTTGTTATTTCCTGAAGAGATGGAATTCTCTCCCGATGATTATTCAGTCCTTCTAGATGTATTACCCTATTTAGAAAAAATGGGTTTTCGCATGAAGGAGTTCGGAGAGAATACAGTTATGATTGAAGCTATTCCATCAGAAATGTCATGGGGGAATGAGAAGAATATTATTCGTGAAATGTTGGATAATTTTCAAGAGACTCAAAAGAAAAACGTATCTTTCCAGGAAGCATTGGCGGCAAGTTTTTCCTGTAAGGCAGCAGTGAAGGCAGGGGACGTT
- the ftcD gene encoding glutamate formimidoyltransferase encodes MKLVECVPNFSEGRDFTKIKTITNAIKAVDGITVLDVDPGADTNRTVVTFVGEPNTVAEAAFQGIKTASEVIDMSQHSGTHPRMGATDVCPFIPVSGVTIEECIELSKQVGQRVGEELGIPVYLYEKSAQKPDREKLPTIRKGEYEGLSEKLKDKNWRPDFGPETLHVKAGAIVMGCREFLIAYNINLNTKDHRLATDIAFELREAGRSKRTPNPNSKNLLDGEIVRNDDGSAVKVPGMFKYVKGIGWYVDAFNRAQISINFNNYKVSTIHDVYDAACKLAEVRGIRVTGSELVGLIPLEAMIMAGRHYLQKQNRSIGVPETDIVECAVQSLGLNDVTEFNPEEKIIDYAVQSEDRPLMSLVGKNFVEELSTNSPAPGGGSVSALAGALGAALASMVAALTHEKKEMLNSKPEMDEIGVEAQALKDRLSFLVDEDTNAFNKVMDANRMSATTNEERMAKEKAVENSNKYAIDIPLETAEKCYRVIEIAEVLVEKGNPNSVSDGGVAAEVGLAGVRGASMNVLINLPGVVDEAYCDEKRRAVEILIQKAEAKHKVVFDKTHSKIKS; translated from the coding sequence ATGAAACTGGTTGAATGTGTCCCCAATTTTAGTGAAGGCAGAGATTTCACCAAAATCAAAACCATAACGAATGCGATTAAAGCTGTAGACGGTATTACAGTACTGGATGTGGATCCCGGCGCCGATACTAACCGTACTGTGGTCACCTTTGTCGGCGAACCGAATACGGTGGCGGAAGCAGCGTTTCAAGGAATAAAAACTGCTTCTGAAGTTATTGATATGAGTCAACATTCTGGTACACATCCAAGAATGGGCGCCACAGATGTGTGTCCATTTATTCCTGTGAGTGGTGTGACAATTGAGGAATGTATCGAATTGTCAAAACAAGTGGGTCAACGAGTTGGCGAAGAATTGGGAATCCCAGTTTATCTGTATGAAAAATCTGCACAAAAACCGGATAGGGAAAAATTGCCCACCATCCGAAAAGGGGAATACGAGGGACTATCAGAAAAATTAAAAGATAAGAATTGGCGGCCGGATTTTGGACCTGAAACGCTCCATGTAAAAGCAGGTGCAATAGTAATGGGCTGTCGGGAATTCCTTATTGCCTACAACATTAATCTCAATACAAAAGACCACCGTTTAGCTACGGACATTGCTTTTGAATTAAGAGAAGCTGGACGGAGTAAGCGGACACCCAATCCAAATTCTAAAAACTTATTAGATGGTGAAATTGTCCGAAACGATGATGGCTCAGCAGTAAAGGTTCCTGGCATGTTTAAATATGTGAAAGGAATTGGCTGGTATGTAGATGCGTTCAACCGTGCTCAGATTTCCATTAATTTTAATAATTATAAAGTTTCTACAATTCATGATGTTTATGACGCTGCATGTAAACTGGCCGAGGTACGAGGCATAAGAGTTACGGGAAGTGAATTGGTAGGACTCATCCCATTGGAAGCGATGATTATGGCGGGGAGACATTATTTACAGAAGCAAAATAGATCCATTGGTGTGCCTGAAACTGATATTGTAGAATGTGCCGTCCAGTCTTTAGGACTAAATGATGTGACTGAATTTAATCCCGAGGAAAAGATCATTGATTATGCAGTTCAATCTGAGGATCGTCCATTAATGTCATTGGTCGGAAAAAACTTTGTGGAAGAATTATCTACCAATAGTCCAGCGCCTGGTGGTGGGTCAGTATCAGCTTTGGCTGGTGCATTAGGGGCGGCCTTGGCATCCATGGTGGCAGCATTAACCCACGAGAAAAAAGAAATGCTGAACAGCAAACCAGAAATGGATGAGATTGGCGTAGAGGCACAAGCACTCAAAGATAGATTATCCTTTTTGGTCGATGAAGATACGAATGCCTTTAACAAGGTAATGGACGCAAATCGAATGTCAGCTACAACGAATGAAGAACGAATGGCTAAAGAAAAAGCGGTAGAAAACTCGAATAAATATGCCATAGATATTCCCTTAGAGACGGCGGAAAAATGTTATCGTGTTATAGAAATAGCAGAAGTGTTGGTAGAAAAGGGGAATCCAAATTCAGTGAGCGATGGGGGGGTAGCGGCAGAAGTCGGTTTGGCAGGCGTACGGGGCGCATCCATGAATGTGCTAATCAACTTACCCGGTGTGGTGGATGAAGCCTATTGCGATGAAAAAAGAAGGGCTGTAGAAATATTAATCCAAAAGGCTGAAGCCAAGCATAAAGTGGTCTTTGACAAAACTCATAGTAAAATTAAAAGTTGA